The following are from one region of the Streptomyces decoyicus genome:
- a CDS encoding transposase yields MPEAPKRPQGGGRRRCDDRAVLAAIVSATSDCTWRQLPPLFGASWQTLHRLVGSASVGEAAPGANSQPSFLLCSSMGNAAKGASPLTELSP; encoded by the coding sequence GTGCCGGAGGCGCCGAAGCGCCCGCAGGGTGGGGGACGGCGGCGGTGCGACGATCGTGCAGTGCTGGCTGCGATCGTGTCGGCCACGTCGGACTGTACCTGGCGCCAGTTGCCGCCGTTGTTCGGCGCCTCCTGGCAGACGCTTCACAGGCTGGTCGGCAGCGCGAGTGTGGGCGAAGCCGCCCCGGGTGCTAACAGTCAGCCGAGCTTTTTGCTCTGCTCCTCGATGGGCAACGCCGCGAAGGGGGCGAGTCCACTGACGGAGCTTTCACCCTGA
- a CDS encoding pentapeptide repeat-containing protein — protein MGCRGIHVTGHTACLAHLTDADRDAYLAGLVPGSDIDHRGTPFTGPLVSALLDALRDPATGHPRLGLALFGSATFHGGATFESATFQAAVFGRAAFQGVTSFASTTFQHRAVFYSATFQDGATFESATFEGGATFESATLQAAQFERATFQNDAAFGRAIFHGGAGFESAIFHGDAGFESATFRSDAGFESATFRSDARFGSTTFHGDAGFEQAVFERLASLGPLVCAERVVLSGAVFGGPVTLSFAARRLECRRTRWSSTAEVRLRYATVDFAHAVFEYPLTIAAEAEPFVLPDGLPVAEHILARDAGVRIASLQGVDAAHLVLADVDLSGSLFTGTVHLDQLRMEGACSFGTAPSGMRWRTWPPVRFTQRRILAEECHWRASQPTAAGGWTVALSGSGHVGPAQLAPVYRALRKAFEDGKNEPGAADFYYGEMEMRRHDRTGTTPAERRLLHGYWLLSGYGLRASRALGWLVAAMVVTIVLLMGFGLPKDAPKQEATGTVAPGGGKVTFEIDKADPQNATKDRFTGKRFEKALNVTLNSVVFRSSNNDLTTVGTYIEMASRVTEPVLLGLAVLAVRNRVKR, from the coding sequence ATGGGCTGCCGCGGCATCCACGTAACCGGCCACACCGCATGCCTCGCCCACCTAACTGATGCCGACCGCGACGCCTACCTGGCCGGACTGGTCCCCGGCAGCGACATCGACCATCGCGGCACCCCGTTCACCGGACCTCTCGTCAGTGCCCTCCTCGACGCCCTCCGCGACCCCGCCACCGGACACCCCCGCCTCGGCCTCGCCCTGTTCGGCTCGGCGACCTTCCATGGCGGCGCCACGTTCGAGTCGGCGACCTTCCAAGCCGCCGTATTCGGCCGGGCGGCCTTTCAAGGCGTCACCAGCTTCGCTTCGACGACCTTCCAACACCGCGCCGTGTTCTACTCGGCGACCTTCCAGGACGGCGCCACGTTCGAGTCGGCGACCTTCGAAGGCGGCGCCACGTTCGAGTCGGCGACCTTACAAGCTGCCCAGTTCGAGCGGGCGACCTTCCAAAATGACGCAGCGTTCGGCCGGGCGATCTTCCACGGCGGCGCAGGGTTCGAGTCTGCGATCTTCCATGGCGACGCCGGGTTCGAGTCGGCGACCTTCCGAAGCGACGCCGGGTTCGAGTCGGCGACCTTCCGAAGCGATGCCAGGTTCGGCTCGACGACCTTCCACGGCGACGCCGGGTTCGAACAGGCGGTTTTCGAGCGGTTGGCCAGCCTCGGGCCGTTGGTGTGCGCTGAGCGGGTGGTGCTGTCCGGCGCCGTGTTCGGCGGCCCGGTAACCCTCTCGTTTGCCGCGCGCCGCCTGGAGTGCCGGCGGACCCGCTGGTCGTCAACAGCAGAGGTGCGTCTGCGCTACGCCACGGTGGACTTTGCCCACGCGGTCTTCGAATACCCCCTCACCATTGCCGCGGAGGCCGAGCCATTCGTGCTCCCTGACGGGCTGCCGGTTGCGGAACATATCCTTGCCAGGGATGCCGGGGTGCGGATCGCCTCGCTGCAGGGAGTGGACGCGGCACACCTAGTCCTGGCCGACGTCGACCTTTCGGGGAGCCTGTTCACCGGGACCGTGCATCTGGACCAGCTGCGGATGGAGGGCGCCTGCTCCTTCGGCACGGCACCGTCCGGCATGCGCTGGCGCACGTGGCCCCCTGTGCGGTTCACCCAGCGCCGCATACTCGCCGAGGAATGTCACTGGCGCGCGAGCCAGCCGACAGCGGCTGGGGGCTGGACCGTGGCGTTGTCTGGCTCCGGACACGTCGGGCCGGCGCAGCTGGCGCCTGTGTACCGGGCGCTGCGCAAGGCGTTCGAGGACGGCAAGAACGAGCCGGGGGCGGCGGATTTCTACTACGGCGAGATGGAGATGCGCCGTCACGACCGCACTGGCACCACTCCTGCCGAGCGCAGACTGCTGCACGGCTACTGGCTTCTGTCCGGCTATGGCCTGCGCGCCTCCCGGGCCCTGGGCTGGCTCGTTGCCGCTATGGTCGTCACAATCGTGCTGCTGATGGGCTTCGGACTCCCCAAGGACGCCCCGAAGCAGGAAGCGACCGGCACTGTGGCGCCCGGCGGAGGCAAGGTCACCTTCGAGATCGACAAGGCGGACCCCCAAAACGCCACCAAAGACAGGTTCACTGGCAAGCGCTTCGAGAAGGCCCTGAACGTCACGCTCAACTCGGTGGTCTTCCGCTCTTCCAACAATGACCTGACCACGGTCGGCACCTACATCGAGATGGCCTCCCGCGTAACCGAGCCCGTTCTGCTGGGCCTCGCGGTCCTGGCCGTCCGCAACCGCGTCAAGCGCTGA
- a CDS encoding LmeA family phospholipid-binding protein has translation MVAMLSNEPSADSKARVPASRAAQPGPASDNQCPDEPSAQGGEEPDASSTQGNTAGADSGTGTSTVATAADSGTTSATVTGADDAVVGADGVATAADAGTDNTSTGDEKEHPRAARKPRRIVRRTAKVVVAPAVVLAFLALGDRWAVLYAENLAAQQVQKALKLRAEPEVHIDSFPLIGEVLEGNIDHVEVNVPDVDAGPVSVAQVKGTVDDIRIVGSLPSSVKGAVLSRVRGDILLDFKDLNREVGASQIHLMPGPEKNTVLAGGDVPVGDKQAQVRGRAQLQRTGDRGLRMTVQDTRVVVPGLLTYVPGKGGGLQLTAPVAERMDKGELQQATGKRVLPHQMMKGRVLDTLVDHPSLLKPTGIDPSLIQGLQKLREPKVAQQMEFSVQLPDNLPGDIRLRDISVTKNGIRAQLTGKDVPVG, from the coding sequence ATGGTGGCGATGCTCTCCAACGAACCTTCCGCAGACTCCAAGGCGCGGGTACCGGCGAGCCGTGCTGCTCAGCCCGGCCCGGCCTCGGACAACCAGTGCCCGGATGAGCCGTCGGCCCAGGGCGGTGAAGAGCCGGACGCCTCGTCGACTCAGGGCAACACCGCTGGCGCCGACTCCGGTACAGGCACCAGCACCGTCGCTACTGCCGCCGACAGCGGCACGACCTCGGCCACGGTCACTGGCGCCGACGACGCTGTTGTCGGCGCAGATGGAGTCGCAACCGCAGCCGACGCAGGCACTGACAACACGAGCACCGGCGACGAGAAGGAGCACCCGCGGGCCGCGCGCAAGCCGCGGCGGATCGTGCGGAGGACCGCGAAGGTGGTCGTCGCGCCGGCCGTCGTTCTTGCGTTTCTTGCGCTCGGGGACCGGTGGGCCGTGCTCTACGCGGAGAACCTGGCGGCGCAGCAGGTGCAGAAGGCGCTGAAGCTGCGCGCCGAGCCCGAGGTGCACATCGACAGCTTCCCGTTGATCGGGGAGGTGCTCGAGGGCAACATCGACCACGTCGAGGTCAACGTCCCCGATGTCGACGCCGGGCCGGTCTCCGTCGCTCAGGTGAAGGGGACGGTGGACGACATCCGGATCGTCGGCAGCCTGCCGTCCTCCGTCAAGGGTGCGGTGCTGAGCCGGGTGCGCGGCGACATCCTGCTGGACTTCAAGGACCTGAACCGCGAAGTCGGCGCGTCGCAGATCCACTTGATGCCCGGCCCAGAGAAGAACACAGTGCTGGCCGGCGGCGACGTGCCGGTGGGCGACAAGCAGGCCCAGGTCCGGGGGCGTGCGCAGTTGCAGCGCACCGGGGACCGCGGCCTGCGCATGACCGTGCAGGACACGCGCGTGGTGGTGCCCGGCCTGCTCACGTATGTACCGGGTAAGGGCGGTGGCTTGCAGCTGACTGCACCCGTCGCCGAGAGGATGGACAAGGGCGAGCTGCAACAGGCGACCGGGAAGCGCGTCCTTCCGCATCAGATGATGAAGGGCCGCGTGTTGGACACGCTCGTGGACCATCCGTCGCTGCTCAAGCCCACCGGCATCGATCCCTCGCTCATCCAGGGCCTACAGAAGCTCCGGGAGCCGAAGGTCGCGCAGCAGATGGAGTTCTCCGTGCAGCTGCCGGACAACCTGCCGGGCGACATTCGGCTGCGCGACATCTCCGTGACGAAGAACGGCATTCGGGCGCAGCTGACCGGCAAGGACGTACCGGTGGGCTAG
- a CDS encoding IS5 family transposase — translation MPSGRVWRVVDDLVPDDLWERIAPLIPARPPRRYRFPGRKPVEDRVALAGIVYVLRKGVTWADVPAERIGCSGVTCWRRLRDWTEAGLWPRSTRLCSPSCAEPASSTWTTARSTAPTSGPSKGAHTGPPPVDRGRPGSKHHVIVDRHGTPLAVSLTGGNRHDVTQLMPLLDAIPRIRGLRGRPRHRPGGCSRTATTTSTSTSV, via the coding sequence ATGCCGTCGGGCAGGGTCTGGCGGGTGGTTGATGATCTTGTCCCTGATGACTTGTGGGAGCGGATAGCCCCGCTCATCCCTGCCCGGCCGCCGCGTCGGTACCGGTTCCCGGGCCGGAAGCCGGTGGAGGACCGTGTCGCTCTCGCGGGCATTGTGTACGTACTCCGCAAGGGCGTGACCTGGGCTGACGTGCCCGCCGAGCGGATCGGCTGCAGCGGGGTGACCTGCTGGCGACGCCTGCGGGACTGGACCGAAGCCGGGCTCTGGCCCCGCTCCACGAGGCTCTGCTCACCGAGCTGCGCAGAGCCGGCCTCCTCGACTTGGACGACTGCTCGATCGACGGCTCCCACGTCAGGGCCCTCAAAGGGGGCTCACACCGGACCTCCGCCAGTCGACCGCGGCCGTCCCGGCAGCAAGCACCATGTGATCGTCGACCGGCACGGCACTCCGCTCGCGGTGTCGCTGACCGGGGGGAACCGGCACGACGTCACCCAGCTCATGCCGCTGCTGGACGCGATACCCCGCATTCGCGGACTGCGAGGACGTCCCCGGCACCGCCCCGGCGGCTGTTCGCGGACCGCGACTACGACTTCGACAAGTACCTCCGTCTGA
- a CDS encoding transposase, with the protein MVERTFAWLHQFKRLRIRYEIRADLHQGLLELACSIICLRRLRTPF; encoded by the coding sequence GTGGTGGAGAGGACCTTCGCCTGGCTCCACCAGTTCAAGCGCCTGCGCATCCGCTACGAGATACGCGCCGACCTCCACCAGGGTCTCCTCGAACTCGCCTGCAGCATCATCTGCTTGAGACGCCTCCGTACCCCATTCTGA
- a CDS encoding ArsR/SmtB family transcription factor — protein sequence MTKERRAEAAGRRTVDSPEVLKALSHPLRLRILRHLGAAGPATSTTLAAALGENTGTLSYHLRMLERSGLTEDIPERSTGRERWWRGVRGLDIRRPPQGELTEAERAMSAELDRMRMEEDVELARQFTAGQAESEGWMRGSRSLIHLTKGELDAFHDDYLALLARYARGPEDAPDGARPVLLRWFGLPAD from the coding sequence ATGACGAAAGAGCGGAGAGCGGAAGCCGCAGGACGGCGCACGGTCGACAGCCCCGAGGTCCTCAAGGCCCTCTCGCACCCCCTGCGCCTGCGTATCCTGCGCCACCTCGGCGCGGCCGGCCCGGCCACCTCAACCACGCTGGCCGCCGCCCTCGGCGAGAACACCGGGACGCTCAGCTACCACCTGCGCATGCTGGAGCGCAGTGGCCTCACCGAGGACATCCCCGAGCGCTCCACCGGGCGGGAGCGCTGGTGGCGCGGGGTGCGCGGGCTCGACATCCGCAGACCGCCGCAGGGTGAGCTCACGGAGGCCGAGCGCGCCATGTCGGCCGAGCTGGACCGAATGAGGATGGAGGAGGACGTCGAGCTCGCCCGGCAGTTCACCGCCGGACAGGCGGAGTCCGAAGGCTGGATGCGGGGTTCCCGCAGCCTCATCCACCTCACGAAGGGTGAGCTGGACGCATTCCATGACGACTATCTGGCCCTGCTCGCGCGCTATGCCCGCGGGCCCGAGGACGCCCCCGACGGCGCACGACCCGTGCTCCTTCGCTGGTTCGGCCTGCCCGCTGACTGA
- a CDS encoding transposase → MALGATPCFGWTPQDTGYDLCQVGPSARSGRATANPTEPHPQGLHQSRSGPFPGQQARQDPHGCHIRRSASRLRCTTSRRRTCCGWLAVERHSLTVHCRTVLTWANVSRTDTTFLGTSQGRSFPKAVKKIVDDEAELLAFYDFPAEHWIHLRTSNPIESTFATVRLRTKVTKGAGFRAAALAMVFKLVESAQVRWRAVNAPPLVALVRAGARFERGHLVERSEVHAA, encoded by the coding sequence ATGGCCTTGGGAGCCACTCCCTGCTTCGGCTGGACGCCCCAGGACACGGGTTACGACCTGTGCCAGGTGGGACCGTCAGCTCGGAGCGGGCGGGCTACGGCCAATCCAACAGAGCCGCACCCCCAAGGTCTGCATCAGTCAAGATCCGGACCATTCCCGGGCCAGCAGGCCCGGCAAGATCCCCACGGCTGCCATATCCGCAGGTCAGCGAGCCGCTTGCGCTGTACCACCAGCAGACGAAGAACCTGCTGTGGGTGGCTCGCCGTGGAGCGCCACTCCCTGACAGTTCATTGCCGGACCGTTCTGACCTGGGCTAACGTCTCCCGGACCGATACCACTTTCCTCGGAACTTCGCAGGGGCGAAGTTTCCCCAAAGCCGTCAAGAAGATCGTCGATGACGAGGCCGAGCTGCTGGCGTTCTACGATTTCCCCGCCGAGCACTGGATCCACCTGCGGACCAGCAACCCCATCGAGTCGACCTTCGCGACGGTGCGGCTACGGACGAAGGTCACGAAGGGCGCCGGCTTCCGCGCGGCGGCCCTCGCGATGGTCTTCAAGCTCGTCGAGTCCGCCCAAGTCCGCTGGCGGGCCGTGAACGCACCTCCCCTCGTCGCCCTCGTCAGGGCCGGAGCCCGTTTCGAGCGCGGCCACCTCGTAGAACGCTCCGAGGTTCACGCAGCCTGA
- a CDS encoding Ku protein — MGVEGAGAHPYRLLRDAMKQSGQVGVARVALRGPERLVVLREQPQARNISAHAEMGARYSPTSTPPRTKPGAWRMLPARWGSRVRRGTTLDRREEFLCRVLRICRSTRVVTAFLLRVIEAGEPEYNSARA, encoded by the coding sequence CTGGGCGTCGAGGGAGCCGGCGCCCACCCGTACCGGTTGTTGCGGGACGCGATGAAGCAGAGCGGCCAGGTCGGAGTCGCCCGCGTGGCGCTGCGCGGTCCGGAGCGTCTCGTGGTCCTCCGGGAGCAGCCACAGGCGCGGAACATCTCCGCGCACGCGGAGATGGGCGCCCGGTATAGCCCTACGTCCACGCCACCTCGGACAAAACCGGGAGCTTGGAGGATGCTTCCAGCGCGTTGGGGTTCTCGCGTGCGAAGGGGTACGACCCTGGACCGTCGCGAGGAGTTCTTATGCCGTGTGCTGCGTATCTGCCGTAGCACACGTGTCGTCACCGCGTTCCTGCTCCGTGTGATCGAAGCCGGAGAGCCGGAGTACAACAGTGCCAGAGCCTGA
- a CDS encoding virginiamycin B lyase family protein has product MAAVRGLAVAPFSAAFSTVTIPAGTSPLAVTVAPNSNVYVGNANSNNVTVISSTTNTVLATVPTGSNPAMIAVAPNGNVYVTNQSSNNVTVISSATNTVLTTLPTGGGPFALAVAPNGNVYVANSTSNNVTVISSATNAVLATVPVGAVPDAVAVAANGNVYVANRNANTVTVISSATNTVLTTLPTGGFPGAAAVAPNGNVYIANQTSNNVTVIDSATNTVLATVPAGTVPGVIAVAPNGNVYVTNTASNNVTVIDSATNTVLATVPTGGGPFGVAVAPTGNVYVGNSNSNNVTVISNTTNTVLATVPVGAFPFSVAAAQNSNVYVTNANSANVTEISPLTVTTSPASPVCGQPVTFNISGGTPNGTAVVDFGDASPTVTVPLNATGSGQTTHTYTAGTFTTTVNGNPTSVTVSPNPTTTTLSVTPNPSTCGQSVTVCATITPAPATTSVPTGTVTFTLPNSQTQMVPVNASGRACFTTTALTTGTLTATYSGDSCFTGSTAGTPVTVNPTPTTLTAQPGTIRLRLTPLPEFYIPTLSATLTTTSGMPVAGQPVTFTATTLFGPVNLGTAVTDANGTATLHNAVVPVFAVATPFYTATFPGTACYTAATAHNILLFIPLPG; this is encoded by the coding sequence GTGGCCGCGGTACGGGGGCTTGCGGTCGCGCCCTTCAGTGCGGCGTTCTCCACGGTGACGATCCCGGCGGGCACGAGCCCGCTGGCGGTGACGGTGGCGCCGAACAGCAACGTCTACGTCGGCAACGCCAATTCCAACAACGTGACGGTGATCAGCAGCACCACGAACACCGTCCTGGCCACCGTCCCCACCGGTTCGAACCCGGCCATGATCGCGGTGGCGCCGAACGGCAACGTCTACGTCACCAACCAGAGCTCGAACAACGTGACGGTGATCAGCAGCGCCACGAACACCGTCCTGACCACCCTCCCCACCGGCGGGGGCCCGTTCGCACTGGCGGTGGCGCCGAACGGCAACGTCTACGTCGCCAACAGCACTTCGAACAACGTGACGGTGATCAGCAGCGCCACGAACGCCGTCCTGGCCACCGTCCCCGTCGGCGCGGTCCCGGACGCGGTGGCGGTGGCTGCGAACGGCAACGTCTACGTCGCGAACCGGAACGCGAACACCGTGACGGTGATCAGCAGCGCCACGAACACCGTCCTGACCACCCTCCCCACCGGTGGCTTCCCGGGCGCGGCGGCGGTGGCGCCGAACGGCAACGTCTACATCGCCAACCAGACCTCGAACAACGTGACGGTGATCGACAGCGCCACGAACACCGTCCTGGCCACCGTCCCCGCCGGCACGGTCCCGGGAGTGATCGCGGTGGCGCCGAACGGCAACGTCTACGTCACCAACACCGCTTCCAACAACGTGACAGTGATCGACAGCGCCACGAACACGGTCCTGGCCACCGTCCCCACCGGCGGGGGCCCGTTCGGAGTGGCGGTGGCGCCAACCGGCAACGTCTACGTCGGCAACAGCAATTCCAACAACGTGACGGTGATCAGCAACACCACGAACACCGTCCTGGCCACCGTCCCCGTCGGCGCGTTCCCGTTCTCGGTGGCGGCGGCGCAGAACAGCAATGTCTACGTCACCAACGCCAATTCGGCCAACGTGACGGAGATTTCGCCGTTGACGGTGACGACCTCACCGGCGTCGCCGGTGTGCGGGCAGCCGGTGACATTCAACATTTCCGGGGGGACTCCCAACGGGACGGCGGTGGTGGACTTCGGGGACGCCAGCCCCACGGTCACCGTCCCCCTGAACGCCACCGGGAGCGGGCAGACCACCCACACCTACACCGCGGGTACGTTCACCACGACCGTGAACGGCAACCCCACCTCCGTCACCGTGAGCCCCAACCCCACAACGACGACGCTGTCGGTGACGCCGAACCCCTCCACCTGCGGGCAGAGCGTGACCGTGTGCGCCACCATCACCCCGGCACCAGCCACCACCTCCGTGCCGACCGGCACGGTCACCTTCACCCTCCCCAACAGCCAGACCCAGATGGTCCCCGTCAACGCATCGGGGCGGGCCTGCTTCACCACCACCGCCCTGACCACCGGCACCCTCACCGCCACCTATAGCGGTGACAGCTGCTTCACCGGCTCCACCGCCGGCACCCCCGTCACCGTGAACCCCACCCCCACCACGCTGACCGCGCAGCCAGGCACGATCCGGCTCCGGCTGACCCCGCTGCCCGAGTTCTACATCCCCACCCTCAGCGCCACCCTGACGACCACCTCGGGGATGCCGGTGGCCGGTCAGCCGGTGACCTTCACCGCCACCACGCTCTTCGGCCCGGTCAACCTCGGCACCGCCGTCACCGACGCCAATGGCACCGCCACCCTCCACAACGCTGTCGTCCCCGTCTTCGCCGTCGCCACCCCCTTCTACACCGCCACCTTCCCCGGCACTGCCTGCTACACCGCCGCCACCGCCCACAACATCCTGTTGTTCATCCCCCTCCCCGGCTGA